One region of Cydia fagiglandana chromosome 15, ilCydFagi1.1, whole genome shotgun sequence genomic DNA includes:
- the LOC134671399 gene encoding zinc finger protein 319 isoform X1, producing MESAVSSVAALTMDCEDMFKEITKKLYGEETLVWQATVGGGVIGVEFPAAERDLEEELRPEEHITAWGLAALMQNGFPPPGILQANFTPRIDPAAEDRWTAAEEPLAWAHSRVASYNPAQRLFKCTECECVGFLARVAEHWLGTHSHARVFHCPLAQCGFASGWARAVRQHLARDHHSDPAAADQLLRENPALDDVTRYLQRLKTKVENQRNERRTNPVPVAVAVEPPAPEPAPAAEPGKRYACPACPYATDRRDLFTRHENIHRDEKPFHCYLCQKQFNRADHVKKHFLRMHRDQPYDLNRIRRPTKNQPAATTNVYYNSKPPAEPPPIQEYRAPVKIERAPLAKAEAPATIPQPKTVANTTPVVTNSPTVTNTTAGVRRKGERRYACCYCTWSGVDNWCLKRHLNTHLKPFACALCEYKAARAERLATHVHKVHNKKACAKCPFLADDQHQLALHLREAHHIESRNLKVPTGVRNFTTPTQPTEDATTSAQGRRREQRAAGAARLFGYLEASDNSGDEYEAPIQEQFPTAVAAAVGPAAPHYARDKENAAPMHHAHHDHCLRY from the exons ATGGAGAGCGCAGTGTCCAGCGTGGCAGCCCTCACCATGGACTGCGAAGATATGTTTAAGGAGATCACTAAGAAACTCTACGGGGAGGAG ACGTTGGTGTGGCAGGCGACCGTGGGTGGCGGCGTCATCGGCGTGGAATTCCCAGCAGCTGAGAGGGACCTTGAAGAGGAACTACGCCCTGAGGAACACATCACCGCGTGGGGCCTTGCTGCGTTGATGCAGAATGGGTTCCCACCTCCTGGTATCTTGCAA GCTAACTTCACCCCCCGAATCGACCCAGCTGCAGAAGACCGATGGACGGCAGCGGAAGAACCTTTGGCCTGGGCCCATTCCCGAGTGGCCTCTTACAACCCTGCCCAGCGACTGTTCAAGTGCACGGAATGCGAATGCGTCGGCTTCCTTGCGAGGGTGGCTGAGCACTGGCTTGGGACTCATTCACATGCCAGGGTGTTCCACTGCCCGCTGGCTCAG TGTGGCTTCGCTAGCGGCTGGGCGCGAGCAGTGAGGCAGCATCTCGCGCGAGACCACCACTCGGACCCCGCGGCGGCCGACCAGCTGCTGCGAGAGAACCCGGCTCTCGATGACGTCACACGATACCTGCAGCGACTCAAAACAAAG GTGGAAAACCAGCGTAATGAGCGCCGAACCAACCCCGTACCTGTCGCGGTCGCCGTGGAGCCCCCGGCGCCCGAGCCCGCGCCCGCAGCGGAGCCCGGCAAGCGCTACGCCTGCCCCGCCTGCCCCTACGCCACCGACCGCCGCGACCTCTTCACCCGCCACGAAAACATCCACCGCGACGAAAAACCCTTCCACTGCTACCTCTGCCAAAAACAATTCAACAGAGCCGACCACGTCAAGAAACACTTCCTACGCATGCACAGAGACCAACCCTACGACCTAAATAGAATAAGACGACCGACCAAAAACCAACCAGCCGCTACAACAAACGTATATTACAATTCAAAACCGCCTGCAGAACCTCCACCTATCCAAGAATACCGGGCGCCAGTTAAAATCGAACGCGCGCCGCTAGCGAAAGCAGAGGCGCCTGCGACTATACCGCAACCGAAAACTGTAGCCAATACCACCCCTGTAGTAACTAATAGCCCGACTGTAACCAATACCACGGCGGGTGTGCGGCGGAAGGGAGAGAGACGATACGCGTGCTGCTATTGCACGTGGTCAGGGGTGGATAACTGGTGTTTGAAGCGGCATCTGAATACGCATTTGAAGCCGTTTGCGTGCGCGCTCTGCGAGTATAAGGCGGCGCGCGCGGAAAGGTTGGCGACACATGTGCATAAGGTTCATAATAAGAAGGCGTGTGCTAAATGTCCGTTTTTGGCGGACGATCAGCATCAGTTGGCGCTTCATTTGAGAGAGgccca TCACATCGAGAGCCGCAACCTCAAAGTGCCGACCGGCGTGCGTAACTTCACCACGCCGACGCAGCCCACAGAGGACGCCACTACGTCCGCTCAGGGACGCCGACGCGAACAGCGCGCCGCCGGCGCTGCCAGACTCTTCGGATACTTGGAAGCTTCAG ACAACTCCGGCGACGAATACGAAGCCCCGATCCAGGAGCAGTTTCCCACAGCGGTGGCGGCGGCGGTGGGTCCCGCGGCGCCGCACTACGCGCGCGACAAGGAGAACGCCGCGCCCATGCACCACGCGCACCACGACCACTGCCTGCGATACTAG
- the LOC134671399 gene encoding zinc finger protein 319 isoform X2: MESAVSSVAALTMDCEDMFKEITKKLYGEEATVGGGVIGVEFPAAERDLEEELRPEEHITAWGLAALMQNGFPPPGILQANFTPRIDPAAEDRWTAAEEPLAWAHSRVASYNPAQRLFKCTECECVGFLARVAEHWLGTHSHARVFHCPLAQCGFASGWARAVRQHLARDHHSDPAAADQLLRENPALDDVTRYLQRLKTKVENQRNERRTNPVPVAVAVEPPAPEPAPAAEPGKRYACPACPYATDRRDLFTRHENIHRDEKPFHCYLCQKQFNRADHVKKHFLRMHRDQPYDLNRIRRPTKNQPAATTNVYYNSKPPAEPPPIQEYRAPVKIERAPLAKAEAPATIPQPKTVANTTPVVTNSPTVTNTTAGVRRKGERRYACCYCTWSGVDNWCLKRHLNTHLKPFACALCEYKAARAERLATHVHKVHNKKACAKCPFLADDQHQLALHLREAHHIESRNLKVPTGVRNFTTPTQPTEDATTSAQGRRREQRAAGAARLFGYLEASDNSGDEYEAPIQEQFPTAVAAAVGPAAPHYARDKENAAPMHHAHHDHCLRY; this comes from the exons ATGGAGAGCGCAGTGTCCAGCGTGGCAGCCCTCACCATGGACTGCGAAGATATGTTTAAGGAGATCACTAAGAAACTCTACGGGGAGGAG GCGACCGTGGGTGGCGGCGTCATCGGCGTGGAATTCCCAGCAGCTGAGAGGGACCTTGAAGAGGAACTACGCCCTGAGGAACACATCACCGCGTGGGGCCTTGCTGCGTTGATGCAGAATGGGTTCCCACCTCCTGGTATCTTGCAA GCTAACTTCACCCCCCGAATCGACCCAGCTGCAGAAGACCGATGGACGGCAGCGGAAGAACCTTTGGCCTGGGCCCATTCCCGAGTGGCCTCTTACAACCCTGCCCAGCGACTGTTCAAGTGCACGGAATGCGAATGCGTCGGCTTCCTTGCGAGGGTGGCTGAGCACTGGCTTGGGACTCATTCACATGCCAGGGTGTTCCACTGCCCGCTGGCTCAG TGTGGCTTCGCTAGCGGCTGGGCGCGAGCAGTGAGGCAGCATCTCGCGCGAGACCACCACTCGGACCCCGCGGCGGCCGACCAGCTGCTGCGAGAGAACCCGGCTCTCGATGACGTCACACGATACCTGCAGCGACTCAAAACAAAG GTGGAAAACCAGCGTAATGAGCGCCGAACCAACCCCGTACCTGTCGCGGTCGCCGTGGAGCCCCCGGCGCCCGAGCCCGCGCCCGCAGCGGAGCCCGGCAAGCGCTACGCCTGCCCCGCCTGCCCCTACGCCACCGACCGCCGCGACCTCTTCACCCGCCACGAAAACATCCACCGCGACGAAAAACCCTTCCACTGCTACCTCTGCCAAAAACAATTCAACAGAGCCGACCACGTCAAGAAACACTTCCTACGCATGCACAGAGACCAACCCTACGACCTAAATAGAATAAGACGACCGACCAAAAACCAACCAGCCGCTACAACAAACGTATATTACAATTCAAAACCGCCTGCAGAACCTCCACCTATCCAAGAATACCGGGCGCCAGTTAAAATCGAACGCGCGCCGCTAGCGAAAGCAGAGGCGCCTGCGACTATACCGCAACCGAAAACTGTAGCCAATACCACCCCTGTAGTAACTAATAGCCCGACTGTAACCAATACCACGGCGGGTGTGCGGCGGAAGGGAGAGAGACGATACGCGTGCTGCTATTGCACGTGGTCAGGGGTGGATAACTGGTGTTTGAAGCGGCATCTGAATACGCATTTGAAGCCGTTTGCGTGCGCGCTCTGCGAGTATAAGGCGGCGCGCGCGGAAAGGTTGGCGACACATGTGCATAAGGTTCATAATAAGAAGGCGTGTGCTAAATGTCCGTTTTTGGCGGACGATCAGCATCAGTTGGCGCTTCATTTGAGAGAGgccca TCACATCGAGAGCCGCAACCTCAAAGTGCCGACCGGCGTGCGTAACTTCACCACGCCGACGCAGCCCACAGAGGACGCCACTACGTCCGCTCAGGGACGCCGACGCGAACAGCGCGCCGCCGGCGCTGCCAGACTCTTCGGATACTTGGAAGCTTCAG ACAACTCCGGCGACGAATACGAAGCCCCGATCCAGGAGCAGTTTCCCACAGCGGTGGCGGCGGCGGTGGGTCCCGCGGCGCCGCACTACGCGCGCGACAAGGAGAACGCCGCGCCCATGCACCACGCGCACCACGACCACTGCCTGCGATACTAG